In the genome of Diabrotica undecimpunctata isolate CICGRU chromosome 2, icDiaUnde3, whole genome shotgun sequence, the window CTAGAAATTGATGACCATGCTATTTACTTCTCTGGAGGATAAAATAACTGTCCTCAACAATATGACGTCGCGTTTATCATACACAAAAACATTGATAAATCTCTAGAAACCATCACCTCTTACTCCGAAAGTATAGCGCTGGTATAACTTAAATGTAAAAACACTATGCTCAATTTAATACAAGTGCATGAACCCACAGCAGACAAAGAAGAGGTATAAGAATTTTATTCAGGAATAACGGGCATCACAAAAATCCTCAAGAAACACCACATCAACATTATACTAGGCGAATTTAATCCAAAAATAGGCGAGTAAAAAGTAACCGATATCACTGGAGGATACGGAATAGGCACACGCAATGACAGAGGCGATCTTCTGATACAAATTTgccaagaagaagaatatgtggTATCAAACACCTCGTTTAAACTACCTCCCAGGCGAATCTATACATGGAAATCACCTCAAGACAATAATCAAAAGATTGTAAAGAATCaaattgattttgtttttattaatcaTACATTCAAATCAAGTATCCAGAGTGCAAAAACCTACCCAGATATGGACGTAGGATCAGACCACAATCCAGTCGTTATCAATCTCAggcaaaaactaaaaaaatatgccGAAACAAACCGAAGAAGTGcaatattgaaatactttgaaaCGAAACTAATAAAGAAAATGATGTTCTTTCGCAACATCACTATAGAACATTAGTTAGTTATCTAATATAATTTGACCTTTTCCCTTTTTATTTATCTCTTGAAGTGCACAGATATCAATATTCTTCTATTTATgttctttggttatttcttgtTCTCTTGTGGTTAGTGATTTTACGTTTCACGTACCGATTCGAAGAATATTTTTCGTTTCTATTTTTCTCGCATTGGGTGTAATCGTTGAATCAGCCCTGTTCCGATGCATAACcatgtttttgtttgtttttattagcatataaaattaaattaaaatatattatagcTACAGCACTTTTAATGAAGTATTCGTGAAAAAACGTTCTTAAATGCGGTATTATTTCGAttcgtaaatttttgtaataatagtttaagtaaatgttttttttctttaattaaacaCCTACTTTTATGTCGTTTTAATAACAAATGTTGCTACCTCAGttctaattctaaataaaaagtatttttctcTACTCACTTATTTTTTAGTCCATGAATCTTACAACATACGACCTCACCGTTGACATGCTGGACGTCCATGCCGATCGAAATACTTTCCACAGATTTGATAAGTTCAATGCTAAGTATAATCCCGTAGGAGAAAGTAGACTACGCGAGGTTTTCTTAAAAACGGATAACTACTTGAATGGAAAATATTTTGCCAATATCATCAAGGAAGTTGCTAGCGATTTGGAAGAATCCAAGTATCAAAATTCTGAATTGAGACTTAGTATTTATGGAAAAACCAGAGATGAATGGGATAAATTGGCCAAGTGGGCTATAAATGAGAACGTTTACTCCGATAACGTCCGTTGGTTGATTCAAGTTCCTCGacttttgtaagtatttttgaaattatattatcttgaaaaatattctttttaaaaaatgttgttagtTACAGAGCACgacttttataaatataaatataaataatgggtaggaatcgagaggtggagagccgtcgcttaaGGTGTTGGAtttgtagaaacgcactcgagacgtttaggcgtcacggtcaccggggaccactctactcccattccaagagaaccaggcgaggttgaacgagctgggcccgtacacacctcttttggccTTACACCACCAATCGTGGTGTCGGTGTTCCGGCACGTACCCgcctggagatttaagagtggtagaggagagatccacggcggcgacctgtctacgtgcgaggtggaaattcctctgcctgcttcGCCTGTCCGCCCGTGGGAGGGGATCACGgataggtgaggtaatcgcaacacaggtactacgggggagGTGGAGTCCCACGACACGTGCCTTGTGTACGTGGCGtgccaccttcattttggtgtcggactcgtaggggcagtggtaTCACTAatggtcgtatgccgaaaggtaGCAAGACCGGGGGCCTGCCAAGTTTTATATTTGGAGGGACAAAGCTTTAGCAAtgtgggcaatttctcgatctagtgtaCCATTTTCCGTTATTtaggagccaaggtatttaaattctcctactaaTCCAAGCTTTTCTCCAAGCAGTTCTACGTCCCCATATCCCCTTCCTCCCAACCACATATACTTCGTTTTCGATATGCTAACCTTAAGGTCCTTCCTTTTTAATAACCCTTCTGGAACACTCCAACACTCCAACTTCTCCAACATTTCTTTATTCTTCTGTACTAACacaatatcatcagcaaagagcattTACCAAGGGGCCCCTTACCTTATTTTCTCTATCAGTACacccataacaagattaaacaggtaaggACTCAGAGAAAAaccttgatgcaaaccaaccgtcaccggaaaactttcggtcaatccgGCAGCAGTTCTTACTTTAGTGTACGCTCCCTCATAGATATCCTTTACGAGGCTTACATTACTTCTTAGGAACACATTTTTCAatgtagctctcttttcttctcgttgtatttttgtatttctccaCCACCAAGTTTCTTCTCTATTGTTATTGTTGGCTTCTCACCAGTCATTTACTGTATCAGTTTCCTCAAGCTCTTTTTGCACTCTACTTACTATTGTCAAATCCTTATCctttaacttccaccactttactttctggtgtCCTACGGGCTTTCTTTTCCGCCTCACCTTTATCTCCGTATCCACTATCACCGATTGGTGTTGACCAGCTACAGACGCACAATTTATCACTTTACAGTTCGTAGCCCCATTTAGCTGACTtctacacagcacaaaatctatctgactTTCCCTTCCTCCGCTACTATAAGTAACATACTGGTCTTCATTCTTCATAAAGAACGTATTTATGACAGCCCAATCCGATGCCACTGCAaagtcaatcacactatttcCTCCATCATTTCTTATTCCCATCCCCAAACCTCCATGAACTATTTCTATTCCCGCTCTTTCTGtgccaatatgtccattcaaATAACCTCCAATAAAACACTTCTCATCTTAATTCttaattacaacaaatgttcaaattgacgaccttcagcaataatacaatgtgatataTGAGCAATAAACTCTTTCCTAACGTTTCGATGACTTCAGGTAATCTTTGTGCAATTTCCATTCTGATGCGCTCCTTCAACTGTTTTACATTATTCGGTCGATTTTGATACACTCTGCTCTTTAAATATCCCCACAAAAAAAGTCTAACGGAGTCAAATCGGAGACCTTGGTGGATATTGGATGGGCCCCCTTCTACCTATCCACCTACTTAGGAAaacgttattaaggtaattttGTACTTCAACGCCGTAGTGTGGGGAGCCCCATCATGTTGGTACCACAAATCatttctatttggaaatagcTGATTCAGCTGTGGTAACAGATAATCCTGAAGAAATTCTAGATAACGAGCAGTTAAGTTTTTCTCAAAAAAGTATGGCcctacaatttgattgtttataatgccggCCCAAACACTCACCTTGTCGGGATATTGTGTCCTATACTCTTCCATCTAATGTGGATTTTCACTTGCCCAGTATCAATATGCCTGGCGATTTACGTGACCGTTCAGCATAAAAGATGCTTTTTCagaaaaaagtaccttttgtttgaaaccctgatctctgttacatttttccataacgGTTTCGCAAAATTCAATTCTTCTATCAATGTAATCTAATAGCTCCTGGACCAGATGTACTTTGTATGGATGCCACTTCTCCTTTTTTAGCACTCTTATAACAGTTGATTGGTGGACATTATTATCTACTGCGACCTGCCTAGAACTGGTATGGGGATTTTCTTGAAACGCCAGTACAACGTCTAGTTTCTTGTCTTCGAATATTGATTTTCTGCCACTTCTGGGAAGATCTTTAACATGGCccatttctctaatttttttttcaattttacttattgttgaTTGAGTAATAGTTCGCGATTGgggtatttagcattaaataaattacgaacttcTACTCGAGTCCTCACTCTATTTCCAttaccaatcataattaaaatttcGAGTCGTTCTGTTTCTGTTAGTTTCATTTTTGTGAATGCTGTTATTAATGTCGGTAAAAAACTCAAAGAGTAAAAATTTGACCTCTATTATTTGAAAGATTCACATATAATTGACAAATAAAGACGAGTCAATGACAACATTGatattgaataaatatttttgaaaaataacttggaatacttactacaataattaatttcagattataatgtagcattttgttttatttccagtggcgttccttagtgtattttttttcagggaatgaatatttattgttattccatgttacttaacaaagttcataattttggtgaaccctgtagaaataaatattcaagtgattACATCATTGCAAAGACGCTATTTTGCTGTTCAAATGAGCTGTCaagtgacctcggtttgtatttaaaaaaatcgtcgattacgtcattacgccgacattggtgacgtaatgtccaacacatatatatcagttgatggtcattcaaaaattaaaattgaggtgttttaagattttttttttaaaagtcgtctgtttctgaaataatgaatttattccatacatttgcatcatactgtatattaaCTTGCATATATCTTCAAGATCTCTCGACTTATTACCTTTCTAACGAGTTCTCTGCACACAAATTATACCAATCCTTCTCGTCTGCATGAAATCGGCGAGCTCTTCCTTTACCTGTCATGCTTCCGACGTTTAGAGTTGCAACTCTCAGGACTAGCTTCTTTGGTCCCTTCCGTCCTTTAATCTAAGGGATAGCTCACTTTTCGCAGGGGTCAGGCGAAACCTGATGGGACGGGGCTTAGATCTACCTGTTCAAATTTATACATTTTTGCTTTATCCGTTATCATCTTTAAATATTTTCCCTGTTCAAATTCCTTGTCCGACCATTCCATGtacttggtttttgttttgtttatatagAGTCATTTTGTCGAGCTACTTTTCTAGTTGTTCCACtacctttttttaattatttcttgctTCTGAACAGAATTACTACATCATCCGCGAATGCCAAACATTGATGTTTTTGATGATATATGAGACCTGATCTGTTAATATTAGTCTCTTTTATTACCGTTTCCAAtactatattaaataacaatggATCTCCTTGTCGTACTCCTTCAAATTTTTCTGTTAGTTTATTATTTACCTTCACTTCATTTTCTGTTTTCGTaagtgtttttttctttttattctatcAAATGTTTGCTTAAATGTATGTAGTGTCGATGTAAATATCTGTATCACATCATTGAGCCACTAATTTTCCCGGTTGCATGAAAATGAATCTTACAGGCTACGCCCTTAATAATATATGTTtgattattaatttgttttaaattttagtgACATTTTCAAGACAAATAAGGTCCTGAGTTGTTTCCAAGAGGTTATTGACAATATCTTCCTTCCATTATTTGAAGTGACAGCTAAACCAAGCTCCCACCCGGAACTCCACAACTTTCTTCAGTATGTCATCGGCTTTGATTCAGTAGACGACGAAAGTAAACCGGAAAAGAATCCATTATTTGACAAAGACACCCCTACTCCTGATAATTGGAATGACGTAGAAAATCCTAACTATGCTTATTATTTGTATTACATGTACGCTAATTTAACGATTTTAAATCATTTTAGAAACGAGAAAGGTTTGCATACGTTTGTTCTTAGACCACATTGTGGTGAAGCTGGACCAGTTCAGCATTTAGTATGTGGGTATATGCTTTCTGAGAATATTTCCCATGGATTGCTTTTGAGAAAAGTTCCAGTACTGCAGTATTTGTATTACTTAGCTCAGATAGGTATTGCTATGAGTCCTCTTTCTAACAATAGCTTATTCTTGAACTACCACCGCAATCCTCTACCCGAATATTTGTCAAGAGGACTAATGGTTTCGTTATCTTCGGACGATCCGCTACAATTCCACTTTACCAAAGAACCATTGATGGAAGAGTACAGCATTGCTGCTCAAGTGTGGAAGCTGTCCAGTTGTGACATGTGTGAATTGGCTAGAAATAGCGTCTTAATGTCTGGATTTTCTCACAAGACTAAGCAGTACTGGTTGGGTCCAAATTATACCAAAGAGGGTGTTGCTGGTAACGACATCGCTAGAACGAACGTACCCGACATACGGGTTGCTTTTCGCTATGAGACACTTATTGATGAACTGTCGAATATTTTCAAACCTCATcaacaaaaacatttttaaatggtTGTCTTAACCTTTACCTTCCTAAATTTTTACAACAAATATTTCTAAAACTGTGAAACTAGTTTAAACATGTAAGCACCACTGATATTTCTTAATTTTCATACTAAGAGCATTATATAATTCTCTCAAGTTTCATAaatcattaataatataaatacttATTACAAATTGCCAGAAAGTGTACTTTTATATAGTAATGAGTGATACTCAATGTAGAACGCCGGAAAAGACAAATTAAGATCAGAAATAACAAGACAAATGGAGGTAAATAATGAACAATATGATGTAACGTGCTAAGTGATTTGACTAATACATTGGATCTGTATACAAGTTTTAACATCGCTCAAAGCAGTAATACGTGTGCCAGGTTTATCGAAAAACTTCAGCAACGAAGTCTGTCTAAgattagaacagaaaatacattgtttgatatataaaattattaaattagtaTTCACTTGAACTATATATCAtgtaatttttgatatatttattaataagtaAGTATTGTTTTTGAATCACGGTTATCATTGAGGCATGTCATTTTATTAACGACTATGACGTAACTGTTAAAAAACTAAGACAGCTTTGAGACGCATAACTGGCAAATGTCATATGTCAAATATGTGACAAGACCGCTACGTCATACCTACTAACTATTACCAGATAATATCACTTAATCAACTAATATTTATAATTGTGATGTGTGTGTGAATATAATGTGATTATTATTTTaatctataaataatataaattatataatactTCTAGTGTAATTTTGATGTTTACCACAACTAATCACGGAGTTCACTCACCTTTATCTCAATCGTAATATTTAAACTTAATACAACGAACTTCAAAGATTCCCTTAGATTATAGAAAAGTATAGACTTAATTCTATATTATTTTTCCTCTTCCCTATCAAAGAAATATAAGGTATAATGACGCCTAAATATCGCTTTAACATTTAGTATTGAACAAACGATATCACGTGGTCAGGTTCTAAATGAAACAAATTGCCCATGTTCAGGTAATTTTAAACTCCTAGTTTAATTTCTATTTTGCACAGTTTTAGAAAGATTCTGAACATAATAGTTTAAAAAACGTTCTGAGCATTTAATACATTATATTCAAATTTGTTCTAAAAAATAGTGTAGTGAAGCAAAAGGTTAAAAATAGAGTGTAAGTTATTTTATAATCCATAAAAaatccatttaaaaatatataattcgcTCACGAAAATTAGTATTCGTTTAGTATACTTAAAGTTTTCTGTCTAGAATGTCTGTATTTACGAGTGTGGTTTccccttagacaaggaaagagagaggacaggtaacgCTCATTTAAGAAACCTTCGCAAAGTGAGTCGAGTTTCGATGTGATCGCCATGTTCTGGTGCGCctgtacgttgcccattactacTTCTCGCGGTTACCAAgttactgatttttcagtagatctactgattttaaCTTCAATTTACTGGTTTACTGaacactatatcgatctactaaaaagtatataatgataaaatcatgttcagAAGGTGATCATTACATCAGTGTTCAATTATGAATTTAAAAcaaatctatttattgatatatatccactattctcaatctactgaagaaataaaatatgacctggcaactCCTCTGGTGCCGGTCAGGCatcagtcaattccatacgattacgcgttccctctctttccttgtctaagggtTTACAGTTATCCtaacctaaataaaaaaaaatacactgatttttctgattaattttttaacaaaatctctCTCCCAAACTTTTTTGTCCCTTCGGAAAAGCGGTTGAGCCATTTTTTTAGATATGAATGTGGACATGTGCATTGTCTTAATGGAAGAAAATTTGTTTATCAGACAAATTAGGGCGCACTTTTTTCAAATCGACGTCTAAACGCTGCAATAGAGCTGCATAGTACACGCCAGTTATTGgtgtcaattttttttaagtagtCAATGAGAATAACTCTTTTCACACCCAAAAAAACCAATTTCCATCACCCTTTAGGTAGATTGACTAGTTTGACGTTCGTGGGTTGATATTTACAGGTTTTTCTGCATTGTTCTGACTGTTCTTTCGTCTCCAGAGATGTCTGCAACtcccaaaaattaaaatggaaaatgaatGTAAATAtcgtatatttttaattatattaaatttaaacgcattttcaattaaaattgtgattaatTACCAATAAATATAGTAGATGAcagaaatgccacaagaaaatagtttcagaaccatattaatgtaaacaatctTGTCAGGATAAACATTTACCGGTAATCCGTTGATCACATAAGAAATTACACTAAAACTATTCAGTTTGTTTCttaattttatgattttttacaatgctttatttatttatttaatattttatgcaAGTACAATGTTATTGAAATACGTTTACCAGATTTTATATCTATTGAGGCCTTGTCCAATTACGCTAATTTTAAATACTTCTATTTCTATTTATCGTCGGTCACGACTTGTCCGTGAAAGGAATATGTGATTAGTtcttttgttcaaaattataagACTATGCCAGACAGAAAAGTTTAAGtattataaattatgtatgcTTATAAATGTttactatttaattaattagctggtttaaaatataaatattaagctTACATGAACCAATTATTAAACagcaaaaaaactgaaaattcttttattatgtgacgtatttaattaaaaaatcaatgaagttattttagattTAGTGTCTATGTAGAAGCAATACCTAATAACTTGGCAGTTATTTATACTTGactaattttaaatatatctaacatttttattaattaagtatAATCTTTGGACAGTCTTAGGGTACTTTGaatgataatttaatttttatataatataaaaattcatTGAAATACCTTGGAGAGATTATTACACCTGATGCTTCAGAGAATGCTCCCGTTGAAAGTAGATATTAGAAGATGCATTTCATATGTGCAAAGACCTGTACAAAACAGAAgcttatttttaaacttaaaacttTGTTACTAACAGTGATTAGGCCGTTAGGCCTATATGCATTCGAATGTTTAAATATGGTAAAGAAAGGGCCATTATGAAAATTTGAAACAAAAGATAGAAAAACCTTGAGAAAACGGAGAATGGTTATGAATAAGCATAACTTATTCCTAATATATTCTGTTTTATGATCACCTAGAACGTATGAATCCTCAAAGACTTACTCATGGCATTCAATTTTCAATCTCAAGATTATCATCTTGTTTAAAATGGGCAAGACAGGTTAAAAAAGATTTCAAGATCGTCAAGGTCTCAGAGATAAGGTAAAATCTACTAAGAACCTTATCCCTCTCACTATATCAGCTTCAGACtttatagtagacttatttaactcagtatacaaaacaggacacataccgaaacaatAGTTACTCTTcaccttttgtgctatccctaaaaatacaaaagctaaatattgcagtgaatacagaacaatgtTACTAATAAGTtacattctcaaattattcctaaaataatacatggtcgtataaataaaaaactggaagaaggaatagatgatagtcagtttgggttcagaaacggactaggaaccagagaagcattatttgcttttaatgtgttagctcaaagatgcatggatatgaatgttaatatgcatgtttgttacgttgattttgaaaaaacatttgtcaaagcaagacatgaaaaattagtccaaattctaaagacaaaaaacatagaccatagggacttacgaataataacaaacctctactggaatcaaagagcacaaatcgtaatagataacgaacccagtccagaaattgaaaccaggagaggagttaggcagggatgtattatttCCCCATTACTAGCAACACTATCTCAAAGTGaaagaataataattaacggaagatctattaacaacataagatatgcagatgacactgtgattatggcaagctctactgaacaactccaattactgctaaacaaaacaaacagtttctgtgaaaaatatggactaagaatgaatataaaaaagaccaaatacatgataataacaaagaaaacaaatataccaacaaacattcatttgggaaatgtaccgatagaaagggttgataaatacaaatacctaggaacctggatttcagacaataatgatcaaacaaccgaaataagagctaGGATAGAAATaacaagaaatgcgtttgtaaaaatgaaaacaattctctgcaacaaagaccttagattagaactgagagtaagagcactgagatgctacgggTTTtggatactgcaatatggacttgaaagctggacattaaagcaagaacacataaataagttagagtcctttgaaatgtggtgttacaggaggatgcttagaatagcatggacacagaagaaaactaacacggaagtattggagaaatgggcaaagactgcgaaataataaacacaataaaaataagaaagttacaatatctgggacacgtaatgaggggacagcgatatgaactgctaagattgataatacagggaaagataagaggaggaaggagtataggaaaaaggagagtgtcatggtttaATAATTTAAGGGTTTATATGCAGTTTATataaagtgtccaccgaaatacaaagatgagaatctataaaactttaattcggccaatagcatgttatggcagcgaagcatgggtcctgaaagaaacatccaaaaacaaactcgacacattcgaaagaaaagtactgaggagaatactaggacctgtgagggaaaacggaatcttcagaattcgatataacaacgagctctatcaactgtatagggaaacacccctgtcagacttcattagaatacaaagattgcaatgggccggacatgtgatacgaatgggagaggataggctaccaaaacgagcactgaacgccagaatgcagggaaagagaccagttggaaagccaagaaagcgctgggaagacacagtaagcagcgacgcacaagcacttttaggagtccgtgtatggagaagagcagccacagacagacaagggtggaggcaaaaaataaaggaggccaaggctcattttgggctgtagtgccgtagaagatagatatgcagttctatagaactcttcagagcagcagtagatagagtaaagatagtaatgatgatatccaacctccgatcgggagacggcacttaaagaggAAGATATCAGCTCCTCGCCCCGCTAGCAAGTCGTCATAAGAAACGAGAGAGGAACATTCCATTAAAATGCAGTGGAGGAAAACTCAGTCATCAGAAAGATGAAAAAATCTTTGTGGTCCTTGGTAGACCGAAACgacagcaaaaaaataaaaattcatttcaAAGCTTTGACTTAAATATATTTAGTACATGAATAAATTCAACCTGAAAGAAGTACTTAGGAATAATTTCAAACACTAAATTCCAAAGAAACTAAATTAAGAAAAGTACAAAGGACTAAACTTGCTTGAGTCAcaaaaattctagaatattcttgaatttttaaagaaagaaaataagcAAGAAAGTCAAATAAGACGCCACATTATTGAgttttttgaaaatgttaatagCAAAACGAAAAATTGTTCACGATTCCTAtgaatattgtaataaaaaaacaaGACGAAtcgattttatataatttttaattttactctTTTTAAGTCACACAGAGTCTAACTCTTAAGCAGTTAATTTTTGAATGAGAACTCAAATTTATTTGCCATTTTTGATATCTATCACTTGACTTTGCTGTACATTCTTGTACGCTAATGTGAAGGCAGATCTGACTGAATTTACTGACAAAGACGGGGCTCAATACACTTTTCGACATTTTCTCTTGGAGTAGAAGTTCTTTATATAACATTTAGTAGATGGTATTTTAGtaactaaaactaaaaattaaaagaaaagaatccGAGTGGTTGGTTGTATATCATAGTTAAAACACTTACAATGAATTAAAAACTTCTGgtatgtatttattaaaaaaaattgaaattatccaaaaaagattaaaagtttCAGAAGGTTTTCAGTCCTATTGGATAATCATCAGTGAAAACATCTAAAAAGTAGTTGAATCTAGCCACATAGCGAAATCAAATGACCCTTATATTACATATTTAAAGTATTATCGTCACTAGGTCGATGTTAAAGGATTTCAGTTTTA includes:
- the AMPdeam gene encoding AMP deaminase 2 isoform X6 codes for the protein MLAKKLERKFEHKNFSLCFNKNLSFDESFNVCYSDDSKVVVATNAEQGNESPTFGANAVYAANEPDLSNEISAPYEVPQFPIEQIEKKLAIQRQLNYKVLEDKRSHYEPSIQGTAEVDELDDHDLYVPHFQRVSISGEDTSGVPLEDLERASKLIVQALQIRKRYMEMSYQNFSSTAGRFLDPNKEQQKHDEKQSIEDHGIHPPVHTPWEAPNIPDTDHTFKNCSGVYNVYMNKEDMENNKPCNYEYPDVITFTDDFYTMCNMIADGPLKSFCYRRLTYLSSKFQLHVLLNELRELASQKAVPHRDFYNIRKVDTHIHAASCMNQKHLLRFIKKTLKNNAEEVVSVTKGVPMTLRQVFQSMNLTTYDLTVDMLDVHADRNTFHRFDKFNAKYNPVGESRLREVFLKTDNYLNGKYFANIIKEVASDLEESKYQNSELRLSIYGKTRDEWDKLAKWAINENVYSDNVRWLIQVPRLFDIFKTNKVLSCFQEVIDNIFLPLFEVTAKPSSHPELHNFLQYVIGFDSVDDESKPEKNPLFDKDTPTPDNWNDVENPNYAYYLYYMYANLTILNHFRNEKGLHTFVLRPHCGEAGPVQHLVCGYMLSENISHGLLLRKVPVLQYLYYLAQIGIAMSPLSNNSLFLNYHRNPLPEYLSRGLMVSLSSDDPLQFHFTKEPLMEEYSIAAQVWKLSSCDMCELARNSVLMSGFSHKTKQYWLGPNYTKEGVAGNDIARTNVPDIRVAFRYETLIDELSNIFKPHQQKHF